TGCGGGCGGTGTGCGCGGCCCATTGTATGCATCGGCCACGCCACAATCGAACGATCGTTCTTTTTTCTTTCCCCCCGGGAGACAGCTTCCAATGGCATACAGCATCGATTTGTCGGGCCGCGTGGCCCTGGTGACCGGCGCCTCCAGCGGCCTGGGCGAGCAGTTCGCCCGCACGCTGGCGCAGGCGGGTGCGGGCGTGGTGCTCGCCAGCCGGCGCCTGGAGAAACTCAAGGCGCTGCGCGCGCGCATCGAGGGCGAGGGGGGCGACGCGCTGGTGGTCGAGCTGGACGTGACCGACATCGGCTCCATCCGCGCCGCGGTGGCGCATGCGGAAACCAAGATGGGCTCCATCGACATCCTGGTGAACAACTCGGGCATCTCCACCACGCAGCGCCTGCAGGACGTGACGCCCGAGGATTTCGACGACATGTTCGGCACCAATGTGCGCGGCGCGTTCTTCGTGGCGCAGGAGGTCGGCAAGCGCATGCTGGCGCGCTCGCGTGGCGCGGCGCCGGGCACCTTCACGGGCGGGCGCATCATCAACATCGCCTCGGTCGCGGGCCTCAAGGTGCTGCCGCAGATCGGCGCCTACAGCATGACCAAGGCGGCCGTGGTGCACATGACCCGCGCCATGGCGCTCGAATGGGGCCGGTTCGGCATCAACGTGAACGCGCTCTGCCCGGGCTACATCGACACCGAGATCAACCACGACCACTGGCAGACCGACCAGGGCCGCAAGCTGCTGGACATGCTGCCGCGCAAGCGCGTGGGCCAGCCGCGCGATCTGGACGCGCTGATCGTGATGCTCGCCAGCGACCAGAGCCATTTCGTGAACGGTGCGGTGATCGCTGCCGACGACGGCTTCGCCATCTGATGCTCGCCGGCATCCTGGCAGGGCTCGCCGCGGGCGCGCTCTGGGGGCTGGTGTTCGTGGCGCCGCGCATCGCGGCGGGCTTCGCCTCGGTGGACCTCACCGCCGGGCGCTTCGTGGCCTATGGCGCGGTGGCCGTGGGCATGCTGCTCTGGGGCGCGTTGCGCAGCCGGGCGGGGATGCCGCAGCGCCTGCCCACGGCGCGGCAGGCCGGCGCGGCGCTGTGGCTGAGCGTGCTCGGCTTCACGGGCTACTACCTGCTGCTGGTGCTCGCGATCCGCGATGCGGGCGCGCCGCTGCCGGCGCTCATCATCGGCACCATTCCCGTGTGGGTGATGGTGCTCGGCAAGCCGCACGGGCTGCGGTGGGGGGCACTGGCGCCGGGGCTGCTGCTCACCGTGGCGGGCATCGTGCTCATGGCCTGGGCACCCCATGGCGAGGGTGCAGGGCAGGGGGCGGCGGGCTCGCCGCACTTCTGGCGGGGCGTCGGCATCGCCGGGGTGGCGCTGGTGTTCTGGACGGCATTCGCCATCTTCAACGCGCGCTGGCTGCAGCGCCATCCGGAAGTGCGTGCCACCGAATGGGCCAACTGGCTGGGCGTGGCGACGGGCCTGGGCGGCGTGCTGCTGTGGCTCGCGGCCGGCAGCCCGCTCGCGGAGATCGCGGCGCGGCCGGGCATCGGGGCCTTCATCGGCGTGTGCGTGGCCATCGGCTTCGGGTCGAGCTGGCTCGCCACCATCCTCTGGAACATCGCCAGCCAGCGGTTGCCCGCCAGCCTCTGCGGCCAGCTCATCGTGAGCGAGACGCTGTTCGCCATCGTGTATTCGTTCGCGCTCGAAGGGTTGTGGCCGGCGCCGCTGCAGTGGGGCGCGTGCGCGCTGTTCACGCTCGGCATCCTGGCGTCCATCAACGCCCACCGGTGACCGGACAAGCGTAATAAGTTGCACGGGCGTGCAACCAATTCCCGATCTTTCCATTTTTTTTGCTCCTGAAAAGATAGCTAAAAATTCAATGGATACGGCGGCATCTGGCGGATCGGCTCAAAGGTTGCAAATTCCACCCATCGGAAAATTTGATTGACGCCATAGCCGCAGCCCTCTTGCTGTCGAGTTGCCGCCGCCCGGATGATTCGCTCCGTTTTCAACCCCGGAGTGGAGCCGTCCCATGAAATTCCAGAACCTTTTCACCGCAGCCATCGTGCTGCAGGGCGCGATCGCGCCCGCGGCGTTCGCGCAGTCGGCGCTGACCCGCGACAACGGCGCGCCCGTTGGCGACAACCAGAACTCGCAGACGGCAGGGCCCGGCGGCCCGGCCCTGTTGCAGGACGTGCAGCTGATCCAGAAGCTGCAGCGCTTCGACCGCGAGCGCATCCCCGAGCGCGTGGTGCACGCGCGCGGCACGGGCGTGAAGGGCGAGTTCACGGCCTCGGAAGACATCTCGGCCCTCACCAAGGCCAAGCTGTTCCGGCCCGGCGAGCGCACCCCGGTGTTCGTGCGCTTCTCGTCCGTGGTCCACGGCAACCATTCGCCCGAGACGCTGCGCGACCCGCGCGGCTTCGCCACCAAGTTCTACACGAGCGAGGGCAACTGGGATCTGGTGGGCAACAACTTCCCCACCTTCTTCATCCGCGACGCGATCAAGTTCCCCGACATGGTCCACGCGTTCAAGCCCGATCCGCGCAGCAACCTCGACGACGACTCCCGCCGCTTCGACTTCTTCTCGCACGTGCCCGAGGCCACGCGCACGCTCACGCTGCTGTACTCGAACGAGGGCACGCCCACGGGCTACCGCTTCATGGACGGCAACGGCGTGCATGCGTACAAGTTCGTGAACGCGCAGAACCAGGTGCATTACGTCAAGTTCCACTGGAAGAGCCTGCAGGGCCTGAAGAACCTCGATCCCAAGCAGGTCGAGCAGGTCCAGGGCAAGGACTACAGCCACATGACCAACGACCTTGTCGGCGCCATCAAGAAGGGCGACTTCCCGAAGTGGGACCTGTACATCCAGGTGCTCAAGCCCGAAGACCTGGCCAAATTCGAGTTCGATCCGCTGGATGCCACCAAGATCTGGCCCGACGTGCCGGAGCGCAAGATCGGCCAGATGGTGCTGAACAAGAACGTGGACAACTTCTTCCAGGAGACCGAGCAGGTGGCAATGGCCCCCGCCAACCTCGTGCCCGGCATCGAGCCCTCCGAAGACCGCCTGCTGCAGGGCCGTGTCTTCTCGTACGCCGACACGCAGCTCTACCGCGTGGGCACCAACGTCCTGAGCCTGCCGGTGAACCGCCCCCGCGTGGCCGTGAACAACGGCAACCAGGACGGCTCGCTGAACTTCGGGCAGACGACGAGCGGCGTGAACTACGAGCCCAGCCGCCTGGAGCCGCGCCCGCAGGACGCCACGGCGCGCTACAGCCAGCTGCCGCTCGCGGGCACGACCCAGCAGGCGAAGATCGCGCGGGAGCAGAACTTCAAGCAGGCCGGTGACCTGTACCGCAGCTACGGCAAGAAAGAGCAGCAGGACCTGATCCAGAGCTTCGGCGAGTCGCTCGCGGGCGCGGATGCCGAGAGCAAGCACATCATCCTGTCGTTCCTCTACAAGGCGGACCCGGCCTACGGCACGGGCGTGGCCCGCGTGGCCAAGGGCGACATCGAGCGCGTGAAGCAGCTCGCGGCCGCGCTCAAGGACTGAGTTCGCGCCACGGCGCGGTGCAGCGGCAGGGCCGGGGCACCGCGCTTTTTCTTTCATGGCCTGCTGGCTACCGATGCCGGCGCGCGCGATGGTCCATCCGTCGGCGCGGCTCCTGGAGAACCCATCCCATGCGCAGCCCTTCATTGATTTCCCTGACTTGCCTGGGCCTTGCCGCCGCGCTGGCCGCGGGCAGCGTGGGCGCGGCGCCCCCTGCGGCCCCGGTGCGTGGTGCATCCGCTCCTGCAGAGGCCACCTCTTCCTATGCCGCTCCGCAGGCATCCGCATCCGCATCCGCATCCGCATCCGCATCCGCATCCGCGCCGGCGCCCGCGGATGCGTCCCGCCTGCAGTCGCAACTGCGCCAGTACCTCTTCGATGCCGCGCGGCAGGGGCGCGGCGACATGGTGGCGGAGTTCATCGCGGCGCGCTACGACCTGAACGTGCGCGACGCGCAGGGCTACACCGCGCTGATCCTGGCCGCCTACCACGGCCAGCGCGCGGTGGTGGACCAGTTGCTCGCCGCCGGTGCCGACCCCTGCGCGCAGGACCGGCGCGGCAACACGGCGCTGATGGGCGCCATCTTCAAGGGCGAGCTGGCGATCGCCCGGCGCCTGGTGCAGGCCGACTGCGCCCCCGACCAGCGCAACAACGCCGGCCAGACCGCCGCCATGTACGCCGCGCTGTTCCAGCGCACCGAGCTGCTGCAGGCCCTGGCCGCGCGGGGCGCCGACCTGAACGCGCGGGACGCGCGCGGCAATGGCGTCACGCAACTGCAGCGCGGTGAGTTCGCACCCACGCCTGCCCGGTGAGACGCCAGGCCGTCGGTAGAAGCGTTACAGGCAGGATGTCGCCGATTCCATTGAATAGTTTGCTATCAAAGTAATAGTGAGCTGGATGGCGGCCCAGCCGTTCACGGTGCGTTGCCGCCCACCACCCGCAGCCGGTCGGCGTTTGCCGCCAGCCAGTCGCCGGCCAGTGTGGCGGCGGCGGGCGCGGTGTGTTCCTGGTCCGGGTGGAAGTCCCGGCGCAGGTAGCGCAGCACCGCGGGCAGGCTGCGCCGGGCCACGCCGTCGCGGCCCCAGAAGAAGCCCAGGGCGCTCAGCCAGGTGCCGGGGCGCCACAGGCTGCCCTCGCTGCGCAGGTTGGTCGCGGTCTGCCGCAGGGCGTCCACCATGAACACGGCGCCCACGTACAGGTACCAGCGCACGCGCCAGGCGTTGCTGCCGCCCAGCGCGCGGTAGAGGTCGAAGGCCACGGCGCGGTGCTCGGTTTCCTCGGCGGCGTGCCAGCGCCACACGGTCTGCATCTGTGCATCCGCACCCTCCAGCCAGCGGGCATGGCGCAGGGTGCCGTCGGCCAGCAGCGCCGTGAAGTGCTCGTAGGCGCAGGTGATGGCCAGCGCGTGCAGGGGGTTGGCGGTGCGCCGGTGCAGCCGCGCGATGCGGGCGCGTGCCCGGTGCTGCCAGCGGTTGTCGAGCCCCTGCCGCTCCAGTTCGGCGTTGTAGAGCCCGTGGATGTGCCGGTGCGTGGCCTCTTGGCCGATGAATCCGCGCACGAGGGTCCGCAGCGCCGCATGGCCGGGCCGCTGGGGATCGAGCCGCTTCTGCGCGGCGCGCACGGAGTCGATGAAGAACTGTTCGCCCACGGGGAAGCTCATCGAGAGGGCATTGAAGAACTGCGTGCGGAAGGCGTCGCCGCCGTGCCAGCGGCGCGGGAAGCCGTTCGCCAGATCGACGGCGAGCTTGCGTACGGGGAGCGTGGCGTGGGCCTGTGCATGGGCCTGTGCATTGGCTTGGAAAAGGCCGTTGGCGTCGTGCAGGGGCATGGGGGTCTCCAGTAGGCCGGTAGCGCCGGGCGGCGGTGCGCCGCGGTTGCGGGGTACCGGGTTTCTGAGCATTATTCAGTTTTGGCCGCGGGGCGCTACTCGCCTCGGGCTCAGGTTTAGACCCCTCCGCCATGAAGCCCTCCAGACCCTCGGCCACCCCCGCCGGCATGCGGCGTCAGCCCACGCAGGAGCGCGCCCGCCAGACCATCGAGGCGATTTTCGGCGCCACTGCTCAGATTGTGGACAACGAAGGCGAGACGGCCCTCACCACCAACCGCGTGGCCCAGGTGGCGGGGGTGTCCATCGGCACGCTCTACCAGTATTTCCCGTCCAAGGAGGCCGTGCTGCTGGCCATGGTGGAGCGCGAGCGCAACCGCGTGCAGCAGGAGTTGCAGGGGATGCTCGACGACGGTGTGGCACGGCAGCGGCCCGTGCGCGAGGTGCTGGCCGAGGTGGTGCGGCTGCTGGTGTCGGCCTTCGGCACGGGCGGGCAGTCGCGCGTGCGGCGCAATCTGGTGCGCATGGGGTGGCGCGTGGACCAGCACGACCGCTTCACCGCGGCGCTGCGCGAGGGCGCGGAGCGCAACGCGATGGCGCTCGCGCGGCTGGTGGAGGCGGGCGACGGCTCGATCCGTCCGCCCACGCCCGCGATGATGTTCGTTGCCACGCGCGCCGTGA
The DNA window shown above is from Acidovorax sp. NCPPB 4044 and carries:
- a CDS encoding DMT family transporter, translated to MLAGILAGLAAGALWGLVFVAPRIAAGFASVDLTAGRFVAYGAVAVGMLLWGALRSRAGMPQRLPTARQAGAALWLSVLGFTGYYLLLVLAIRDAGAPLPALIIGTIPVWVMVLGKPHGLRWGALAPGLLLTVAGIVLMAWAPHGEGAGQGAAGSPHFWRGVGIAGVALVFWTAFAIFNARWLQRHPEVRATEWANWLGVATGLGGVLLWLAAGSPLAEIAARPGIGAFIGVCVAIGFGSSWLATILWNIASQRLPASLCGQLIVSETLFAIVYSFALEGLWPAPLQWGACALFTLGILASINAHR
- a CDS encoding TetR/AcrR family transcriptional regulator, whose product is MKPSRPSATPAGMRRQPTQERARQTIEAIFGATAQIVDNEGETALTTNRVAQVAGVSIGTLYQYFPSKEAVLLAMVERERNRVQQELQGMLDDGVARQRPVREVLAEVVRLLVSAFGTGGQSRVRRNLVRMGWRVDQHDRFTAALREGAERNAMALARLVEAGDGSIRPPTPAMMFVATRAVMGAIRSASLENSPLLGQPAFEDELVRMLWGVLRSGD
- a CDS encoding metal-dependent hydrolase, which codes for MPLHDANGLFQANAQAHAQAHATLPVRKLAVDLANGFPRRWHGGDAFRTQFFNALSMSFPVGEQFFIDSVRAAQKRLDPQRPGHAALRTLVRGFIGQEATHRHIHGLYNAELERQGLDNRWQHRARARIARLHRRTANPLHALAITCAYEHFTALLADGTLRHARWLEGADAQMQTVWRWHAAEETEHRAVAFDLYRALGGSNAWRVRWYLYVGAVFMVDALRQTATNLRSEGSLWRPGTWLSALGFFWGRDGVARRSLPAVLRYLRRDFHPDQEHTAPAAATLAGDWLAANADRLRVVGGNAP
- a CDS encoding ankyrin repeat domain-containing protein; this translates as MRSPSLISLTCLGLAAALAAGSVGAAPPAAPVRGASAPAEATSSYAAPQASASASASASASASAPAPADASRLQSQLRQYLFDAARQGRGDMVAEFIAARYDLNVRDAQGYTALILAAYHGQRAVVDQLLAAGADPCAQDRRGNTALMGAIFKGELAIARRLVQADCAPDQRNNAGQTAAMYAALFQRTELLQALAARGADLNARDARGNGVTQLQRGEFAPTPAR
- a CDS encoding SDR family oxidoreductase, whose amino-acid sequence is MAYSIDLSGRVALVTGASSGLGEQFARTLAQAGAGVVLASRRLEKLKALRARIEGEGGDALVVELDVTDIGSIRAAVAHAETKMGSIDILVNNSGISTTQRLQDVTPEDFDDMFGTNVRGAFFVAQEVGKRMLARSRGAAPGTFTGGRIINIASVAGLKVLPQIGAYSMTKAAVVHMTRAMALEWGRFGINVNALCPGYIDTEINHDHWQTDQGRKLLDMLPRKRVGQPRDLDALIVMLASDQSHFVNGAVIAADDGFAI
- the katB gene encoding catalase KatB, with protein sequence MKFQNLFTAAIVLQGAIAPAAFAQSALTRDNGAPVGDNQNSQTAGPGGPALLQDVQLIQKLQRFDRERIPERVVHARGTGVKGEFTASEDISALTKAKLFRPGERTPVFVRFSSVVHGNHSPETLRDPRGFATKFYTSEGNWDLVGNNFPTFFIRDAIKFPDMVHAFKPDPRSNLDDDSRRFDFFSHVPEATRTLTLLYSNEGTPTGYRFMDGNGVHAYKFVNAQNQVHYVKFHWKSLQGLKNLDPKQVEQVQGKDYSHMTNDLVGAIKKGDFPKWDLYIQVLKPEDLAKFEFDPLDATKIWPDVPERKIGQMVLNKNVDNFFQETEQVAMAPANLVPGIEPSEDRLLQGRVFSYADTQLYRVGTNVLSLPVNRPRVAVNNGNQDGSLNFGQTTSGVNYEPSRLEPRPQDATARYSQLPLAGTTQQAKIAREQNFKQAGDLYRSYGKKEQQDLIQSFGESLAGADAESKHIILSFLYKADPAYGTGVARVAKGDIERVKQLAAALKD